One Pseudodesulfovibrio cashew DNA window includes the following coding sequences:
- a CDS encoding L-lactate permease gives MSMEVLALVALLPILVALILMVGMRWPATKAMPVAWLTAAAGAVVVWGLPVKYVAALTLQGFITAIGILIIVFGAILILRTLQHSGGMETIQHGMQNITPDRRIQAIIIGYMFAAFIEGAAGFGTPAALAAPLLLSLGFPPLAAAIICLVFNSFPVTFGAVGTPVVLGLKYLAPGVDQAVASGVAGLNFSNMGEFVAVIGQWATLMHLSMIFILPIFMLGFITRFFGPERSWKPGLAAWKFCIFAAVSFTVPYLIFAWNVGPEFPSLIGGLVGLGVIIAGAKAGFCMPKESWDFGPSANWDPEWTGSVSADSTEFTAHMSQFKAWLPYILIGAILVVTRIPELGLKGMLAGQALKFSHILGYESVNGAIAYLYLPGTIPFTLVAILTIFIHGMPADKVKLSWTQAIKTMKNPTIALFAAVALVSIFRGSGIGDAALNPNSYPSMPLAMAKAVASIAGNAWPMFASFVGGLGAFITGSNTVSDLLFAEFQWGVASNLELPRQIIVAAQAVGGGMGNMICIHNIVAACAVVGLSGMEGAILRRTVWPFLLYGLVVGIVASLMSFVFLPGLF, from the coding sequence ATGTCTATGGAAGTACTTGCGCTGGTCGCGCTGCTGCCGATTCTGGTGGCGCTCATTCTGATGGTCGGCATGCGCTGGCCCGCCACCAAGGCCATGCCTGTCGCATGGCTGACCGCTGCCGCGGGGGCTGTTGTCGTCTGGGGCCTCCCCGTCAAATATGTTGCAGCACTGACCCTGCAAGGGTTCATTACCGCCATCGGTATCCTGATTATCGTCTTCGGCGCCATCCTGATTCTGCGTACCTTGCAGCATTCGGGCGGCATGGAAACCATCCAGCACGGGATGCAGAACATCACCCCTGACCGGCGCATTCAGGCCATCATCATCGGGTACATGTTCGCCGCCTTCATCGAAGGCGCCGCGGGCTTCGGAACCCCGGCCGCCCTGGCTGCTCCGCTGCTGCTTTCCCTGGGCTTCCCGCCTCTGGCCGCAGCCATCATCTGTCTGGTCTTCAACTCTTTCCCGGTCACCTTCGGCGCGGTCGGTACTCCGGTCGTGCTCGGCCTGAAGTACCTCGCTCCCGGTGTTGACCAGGCCGTTGCCTCCGGCGTCGCCGGTCTCAACTTCTCCAACATGGGCGAGTTCGTGGCCGTCATCGGCCAGTGGGCCACTCTGATGCACCTGAGCATGATCTTCATCCTTCCGATCTTCATGCTCGGCTTCATCACCCGCTTCTTCGGCCCCGAACGGAGCTGGAAGCCCGGTCTGGCCGCATGGAAGTTCTGCATCTTCGCCGCCGTGTCCTTCACCGTGCCCTACCTGATCTTTGCCTGGAACGTCGGTCCCGAGTTCCCGTCCCTGATTGGTGGTCTCGTCGGCCTCGGCGTCATCATCGCCGGTGCCAAGGCCGGTTTCTGCATGCCCAAGGAATCCTGGGACTTCGGCCCCTCCGCCAACTGGGACCCCGAATGGACCGGTTCCGTGTCCGCCGACTCCACCGAGTTCACCGCGCACATGAGCCAGTTCAAGGCTTGGCTGCCGTACATCCTGATCGGCGCCATCCTGGTCGTCACCCGTATTCCCGAACTCGGCCTCAAGGGCATGCTCGCCGGCCAGGCCCTCAAGTTCAGCCACATCCTGGGCTATGAAAGCGTCAACGGCGCCATCGCCTACCTGTATCTGCCCGGTACCATCCCGTTCACCCTGGTGGCCATCCTGACCATCTTCATCCACGGCATGCCCGCCGACAAGGTGAAGCTGTCCTGGACTCAGGCAATCAAGACCATGAAGAACCCGACCATCGCGCTGTTCGCGGCCGTTGCTCTGGTTTCCATCTTCCGCGGTTCCGGCATCGGCGACGCGGCCCTGAACCCGAACTCCTATCCGTCCATGCCGCTGGCCATGGCCAAGGCCGTCGCGTCCATCGCGGGTAACGCCTGGCCCATGTTCGCCTCCTTCGTGGGTGGCCTCGGCGCGTTCATCACCGGTTCCAACACGGTTTCCGACCTGTTGTTCGCCGAGTTCCAGTGGGGCGTCGCCTCCAACCTTGAACTGCCTCGCCAGATCATCGTGGCCGCACAGGCCGTTGGCGGTGGTATGGGCAACATGATCTGCATCCACAACATCGTCGCCGCGTGCGCCGTTGTCGGCCTGTCCGGCATGGAGGGTGCGATCCTGAGGCGGACCGTGTGGCCCTTCCTGCTTTACGGTCTGGTCGTGGGCATCGTGGCTTCGCTGATGAGCTTCGTGTTCCTGCCCGGCCTCTTCTAA
- a CDS encoding (Fe-S)-binding protein codes for MADINRLAQMFMELDDLLVGCMRCGMCQAVCPVFAQSGREGDVTRGKLALLDKLAHEMLEDPQGVKEKLDRCLLCGTCQANCPSGVSVMDIFLKARAIMTGYFGLSPVKQAIFRGMLKNPKLFNTLVGMGSKFQGLFTKKVDDMLGSSCARFNAPVIGDRHFNSLAKKPLHKIVPEMDTPAGKSGIRVALYVGCVVDKIFPQVGEAILKVLKHHGVGVYMPAGQACCGIPALSSGDTSTFDSLVNMNVKLFKDAEFDYLVTGCASCTSTIKELWPHMYQGDSVTRYEAAKLQKKTMDISQFLVDILQVQPTGGNCGRSVTYHDPCHLKNSLGITAQPRELIRTAGCDYKEMAEAGTCCGCGGSFNIAHYDISKQIGSRKADNILAAKVQTAATSCPACMLQITDMLSQKGAGMDVKHVIELYADSL; via the coding sequence ATGGCCGATATCAACAGACTCGCACAAATGTTCATGGAACTGGACGATCTCCTGGTCGGCTGCATGCGCTGCGGCATGTGCCAGGCCGTCTGTCCGGTCTTTGCCCAGTCGGGGCGTGAAGGCGACGTGACCCGCGGCAAGCTCGCCCTGCTGGACAAGCTTGCCCACGAGATGCTGGAAGATCCCCAGGGCGTGAAGGAAAAGCTCGACCGCTGCCTGCTCTGCGGCACCTGTCAGGCAAACTGCCCCTCCGGCGTGTCCGTCATGGACATCTTCCTCAAGGCCCGGGCCATCATGACCGGGTACTTCGGGTTGTCTCCGGTCAAGCAGGCCATCTTCCGCGGCATGCTCAAGAACCCCAAGCTGTTCAACACACTGGTGGGCATGGGCTCCAAGTTCCAGGGATTGTTCACCAAGAAGGTGGACGATATGCTCGGCTCCTCCTGTGCGCGTTTCAACGCGCCGGTCATCGGAGACCGTCACTTCAACTCCCTGGCCAAGAAGCCCCTGCACAAGATCGTGCCCGAGATGGATACGCCCGCCGGGAAGTCCGGCATCCGCGTCGCCCTGTACGTGGGCTGCGTCGTCGACAAGATCTTCCCCCAGGTGGGAGAAGCCATTCTCAAGGTGCTCAAGCACCACGGCGTGGGCGTGTACATGCCCGCAGGCCAGGCGTGCTGCGGCATTCCGGCCCTGTCCAGCGGCGACACCAGCACCTTCGACTCCCTGGTGAACATGAACGTCAAGCTCTTCAAGGACGCGGAGTTCGATTATCTGGTTACCGGATGCGCCTCCTGCACCTCCACCATCAAGGAACTGTGGCCCCACATGTACCAGGGGGATTCGGTTACTCGATACGAGGCCGCGAAGCTTCAGAAAAAGACCATGGACATCAGTCAGTTCCTGGTGGATATTCTCCAGGTGCAACCGACCGGGGGCAATTGCGGCAGGAGCGTGACCTATCACGACCCATGTCACCTCAAAAATTCCCTCGGCATCACCGCCCAGCCCCGAGAATTGATCCGGACAGCAGGCTGTGATTACAAGGAAATGGCCGAAGCCGGCACTTGTTGCGGCTGCGGAGGCAGCTTCAACATCGCCCACTACGACATATCCAAACAAATTGGTTCCCGCAAAGCCGACAACATCCTGGCCGCAAAGGTCCAGACGGCAGCCACGAGCTGCCCGGCCTGCATGCTCCAGATAACGGACATGCTATCGCAGAAAGGGGCCGGGATGGACGTAAAACACGTCATAGAGCTATACGCGGATAGTCTCTAA
- a CDS encoding AsmA family protein produces the protein MNKAVKISMLLTALILAGCAIALAVFLATFDLNDYKDRITEAVREKTGRTLSFDGELRLAVFPGLGVELGGVRLGNAEGFGPEPMLTAKSASVSVRFLPLLMRKITFGPLDLRGVVLNLSRKKDGVANWDDLVGGKGGESPERDTEEGFSLDVDGITLEGGALNWDDHMTGRRFTLHSISLKTGRIYRGAPFPVKASLAFGCTRPDVKGTVSLDGKSSIDLLNRVYGHMDMAVTVKAEGTDVPGGKGQASMKVRFAALDFKQEKAQVTDMTLSAYGVTAHAEGTLEGITTGVRKLAATVTVDEFNARKTLEAIGRGEPATADADALSKVGGMAEVDYVPGNLQVKTFQADLDGCRIVGSGGAVRKDGGETSYSANLDVGELDLDRYLPPAPAGEEGGESGLPDSEMLRRLKLDFEAKVARLRVQRMWFEKVAATIKADAGEIRAEPLSAAFYNGVLTGSATLNAQGAEPRSSILGKAKGVDIGALSRDRGGADKYEGLLDAEAALSCAGQRGADMVRTLDGKIGFSLADGVFPGVDLDRMARDTYADEDKKGTVEARGTDATRFGSITGTGVVRSGVVHNRDLEVKAPGLRADGQGAVSLVTRKVDYLVKVKLVPTGEGQGGKDSADLYGVMFPIRVGGTLDHPRYWVSLTEYVKVLGGAVLDTAGSILGGVTSVVKGVGKALVGGNSTRQGSDGQEDSGKRKKFLGIF, from the coding sequence ATGAACAAGGCAGTTAAAATAAGCATGCTCCTGACCGCTCTCATCCTGGCGGGCTGTGCCATCGCCCTGGCCGTTTTTCTCGCCACCTTTGATCTCAACGACTACAAGGACCGTATCACCGAGGCTGTCCGCGAAAAAACGGGCCGCACGCTCTCCTTTGACGGCGAGTTGCGGCTGGCCGTGTTCCCCGGTCTGGGCGTGGAGTTGGGCGGAGTGCGGCTGGGCAACGCCGAAGGATTTGGCCCGGAGCCCATGCTCACCGCCAAATCGGCAAGCGTCTCGGTCCGTTTCCTCCCGTTGCTCATGCGCAAGATCACCTTCGGCCCGCTGGACTTGCGGGGTGTGGTCCTGAATCTGAGCCGGAAGAAGGATGGCGTAGCCAACTGGGACGATCTGGTGGGCGGCAAGGGCGGCGAATCCCCTGAACGTGATACGGAAGAGGGTTTTTCTCTCGATGTGGACGGCATCACACTGGAAGGCGGTGCCCTGAACTGGGATGACCACATGACGGGCAGGCGGTTCACCCTGCACTCCATCAGCCTGAAGACCGGGCGCATCTACCGGGGTGCACCTTTCCCGGTCAAGGCTAGCCTGGCCTTCGGCTGCACCCGGCCCGACGTCAAGGGGACCGTCTCCCTGGATGGCAAGTCTTCCATCGACCTGCTGAATCGCGTGTACGGGCACATGGACATGGCCGTGACTGTCAAGGCCGAGGGCACCGACGTGCCTGGCGGCAAGGGGCAGGCTTCGATGAAGGTCCGCTTCGCAGCACTGGATTTCAAGCAGGAAAAGGCCCAGGTCACGGACATGACCCTCTCGGCCTACGGCGTGACGGCCCACGCCGAGGGCACCCTGGAAGGCATCACCACCGGGGTACGCAAACTCGCCGCCACGGTGACCGTAGACGAATTCAATGCGCGCAAGACCCTGGAAGCTATTGGGCGGGGCGAGCCGGCCACCGCTGACGCCGATGCCCTGTCAAAAGTCGGGGGCATGGCCGAGGTGGACTACGTTCCGGGCAACCTGCAGGTGAAGACATTTCAGGCCGACCTGGATGGCTGCCGTATTGTCGGCAGCGGCGGGGCTGTCCGCAAGGATGGCGGGGAAACGTCGTACTCGGCAAATCTTGACGTAGGAGAGCTTGATCTCGACCGATACCTGCCGCCTGCTCCGGCGGGAGAGGAGGGCGGCGAATCCGGTCTGCCGGATTCCGAGATGCTCAGGCGGCTCAAACTGGATTTTGAAGCCAAGGTCGCGCGCCTTCGGGTACAGCGGATGTGGTTCGAAAAGGTTGCGGCAACCATCAAGGCGGACGCTGGCGAGATTCGTGCCGAGCCCTTGTCGGCGGCGTTCTACAACGGCGTCCTGACCGGCTCCGCCACCCTGAACGCACAGGGAGCCGAGCCCCGGAGCAGCATCCTTGGCAAAGCCAAGGGTGTGGATATAGGAGCCCTGAGCCGCGACAGGGGCGGGGCGGACAAGTACGAGGGGCTGCTGGACGCCGAAGCAGCGCTTTCCTGCGCGGGGCAGCGGGGAGCCGACATGGTGCGGACCCTGGACGGCAAGATCGGGTTCAGCCTCGCCGATGGCGTTTTCCCCGGCGTCGACTTGGACAGGATGGCCCGAGACACCTATGCCGACGAGGACAAGAAGGGGACCGTGGAAGCCAGGGGAACGGATGCAACCCGGTTCGGTTCCATCACCGGCACCGGGGTTGTCCGTTCGGGCGTGGTGCACAACCGGGATTTGGAGGTCAAGGCCCCGGGCTTGCGGGCTGACGGCCAGGGTGCTGTTTCCCTTGTCACGCGCAAGGTGGACTATCTGGTCAAGGTCAAGCTCGTGCCCACGGGCGAGGGGCAGGGCGGCAAGGACTCCGCCGATCTGTACGGCGTGATGTTTCCCATCCGTGTGGGAGGAACCCTGGATCATCCCCGTTACTGGGTCAGCCTGACGGAATACGTCAAGGTTCTGGGCGGTGCCGTGCTGGACACGGCCGGGAGCATTCTCGGCGGTGTAACCTCCGTGGTCAAGGGCGTTGGCAAGGCGCTGGTTGGCGGCAACTCCACCCGGCAGGGGAGCGACGGCCAGGAGGATTCCGGGAAGCGGAAGAAGTTTTTGGGCATTTTTTGA
- a CDS encoding arsenate reductase ArsC has translation MKILYLCTGNSCRSQMAEAWTRHLRPEIGVWSAGVVRHGMNPMAVRVMEEAGVDMSGQESKTVDDLPDEAFDYVVTLCGHAAENCPYFPSSAKRVHRGFDDPPSLVREQDLSEDDGLAVYRRVRDEIRVMVEGLPASLEA, from the coding sequence ATGAAAATTCTCTACCTATGCACCGGCAACTCCTGCCGCAGCCAGATGGCCGAGGCATGGACGCGCCACCTGCGCCCTGAGATCGGTGTCTGGTCTGCGGGCGTGGTCCGGCACGGCATGAATCCCATGGCCGTTCGGGTCATGGAGGAGGCTGGGGTGGACATGTCGGGCCAGGAGTCCAAGACCGTGGACGACCTGCCGGACGAGGCATTCGACTACGTGGTCACCCTGTGCGGCCATGCCGCCGAAAACTGCCCATACTTTCCTTCCTCCGCTAAACGAGTCCATCGCGGGTTCGATGATCCGCCGAGCCTGGTTCGGGAGCAGGATCTTTCCGAAGACGACGGGCTCGCTGTCTATCGCCGGGTGCGCGATGAGATTCGGGTCATGGTCGAAGGACTGCCCGCGTCGTTGGAGGCATGA
- a CDS encoding MerR family transcriptional regulator, translated as MDELQEFKQYKIGQAAKEIGVKTYVLRFWEGEFDEIEPIRTASGQRLYTEEHLEIIREIKRLLYDEGLTIDGAKRKLRSREAADVLREVYNELRVIKSMLS; from the coding sequence ATGGACGAGTTGCAGGAGTTCAAGCAGTACAAGATTGGCCAGGCGGCCAAGGAGATCGGCGTCAAGACCTATGTCCTCCGTTTCTGGGAGGGCGAGTTCGACGAGATCGAGCCCATTCGTACTGCCTCGGGCCAGCGGCTCTATACCGAGGAGCACCTGGAGATCATTCGTGAGATTAAGCGGCTTCTTTATGACGAGGGGCTGACCATCGACGGTGCCAAGCGGAAGCTTCGGAGCCGTGAGGCCGCCGACGTCCTGCGTGAGGTCTACAACGAACTTCGCGTTATCAAGTCCATGCTCTCCTGA
- the nifJ gene encoding pyruvate:ferredoxin (flavodoxin) oxidoreductase, with translation MSKMKTMDGNTAAAWVAYAMSETAAIYPITPSSTMGEIADEWAAQGRKNIFGQTVEVRQLQSEAGAAGAVHGSLAGGALTTTFTASQGLLLMIPNMYKIAGELLPSVFHVSARAIAAHALSIFGDHQDVMACRQTGFAMLAAASVQEVMDLSLVAHLSTVEASIPFLSFFDGFRTSHEIQKIEVIDYDDMKPLLNMDKVAEFRKRAMNPEHPDVRGTAQNPDIYFQGREATNAEYDAIPAIVEEYMDKVSALTGRDYKPFDYVGAPDAERVVISMGSSCETIEEVVNHMVADGEKVGLIKVRLYRPFSAKHFLAVMPETVKTVSVLDRTKEPGSLGDPLYLDVCTTYKELGEGPLVVGGRYGLGSKEFTPAMAKAVFENLAASDPRNRFTVGIEDDVTNASLVATGALDTTPEGTVQCKFWGLGSDGTVGANKQAIKIIGDNTDMYAQGYFAYDSKKSGGITISHLRFGEKPIQSTYLVTAADYIACHNPSYVHLYDVLDGIKDGGTFVLNCAWSAEELEKELPAAMRRTIAEKNLKFYTIDAVKIAAEVGLGGRINMVMQTAFFKLADVIPFDKAVALLKGGIEAAYGKKGPKIVEMNCAAVDKATDAIVEVAVPASWSGLADDKAVEVDEPDYVKNVMRPVLAQKGDDLPVSVFSKDGTMPLSTAKFEKRGVAIKVPEWIADNCIQCNQCAFVCPHAAIRPVLATEEEMKGAPESFGTIDAKGKDVKGMAYRLQVDVLDCLGCGNCADICPAKEKALVMQPLASQTAAQAPNWDFAETVAFKDAFKRDSVKGSQFRQSLMEFSGACSGCGETPYVKVLTQLFGERMIIANATGCSSIWGASAPSTPYCTNADGHGPAWGNSLFEDAAEFGFGIEMGVNNRRDTLVTKCEAALETASGDVKTALEGWLAAKDDAEASAEAGAALKTALEGASDDSLKAIAADADLFTKKSVWIFGGDGWAYDIGFGGLDHVIASGKDVNILVMDTEVYSNTGGQSSKATPLGSIAKFAAAGKATGKKDLGRIAMTYGYVYVASVAMGADKQQTMKAFKEAEAYNGPSLIICYAPCINQGIRKGMGKTQLEQKLAVDSGYWPLYRYNPDLTDEGKNPFILESKAPDGSLQEFLSGENRYAMLERFHPELSKAFRAQLEKDYAERYTILTHLAEADFSKPDAEDGDVCTTGVSAESPGSGEPCDDGR, from the coding sequence ATGTCAAAGATGAAAACGATGGATGGCAACACCGCCGCCGCCTGGGTGGCCTATGCCATGAGCGAAACCGCCGCCATCTATCCCATCACCCCCTCGTCCACCATGGGCGAAATCGCCGATGAATGGGCTGCGCAGGGGCGCAAGAATATTTTCGGCCAGACCGTGGAGGTCCGCCAGTTGCAATCCGAGGCCGGCGCCGCCGGTGCGGTGCACGGCTCCCTGGCCGGTGGCGCACTGACCACCACCTTCACTGCCTCTCAGGGCCTGCTGCTGATGATCCCCAACATGTACAAGATCGCCGGCGAATTGCTGCCGAGCGTCTTCCATGTTTCCGCTCGCGCCATCGCCGCGCATGCACTGTCCATCTTCGGCGACCATCAGGACGTCATGGCCTGCCGTCAGACCGGCTTCGCCATGCTGGCCGCCGCTTCCGTCCAGGAAGTCATGGACCTCTCCCTGGTGGCCCATCTGTCCACCGTCGAGGCTTCCATTCCCTTCCTGTCCTTCTTCGACGGCTTCCGCACTTCGCACGAGATCCAGAAGATCGAGGTCATCGACTACGACGACATGAAGCCGCTGCTGAACATGGACAAGGTGGCCGAGTTCCGCAAGCGCGCCATGAACCCGGAACACCCGGACGTTCGCGGCACCGCCCAGAACCCGGATATCTACTTCCAGGGCCGCGAGGCTACCAATGCCGAGTACGACGCCATCCCCGCCATCGTCGAGGAGTACATGGACAAGGTCTCCGCCCTGACCGGCCGTGACTACAAGCCCTTCGACTATGTTGGCGCACCCGATGCCGAGCGCGTTGTCATCTCCATGGGTTCCTCCTGCGAGACCATCGAGGAAGTCGTCAACCACATGGTGGCCGACGGCGAAAAGGTCGGCCTGATCAAGGTCCGCCTGTACCGTCCGTTCTCCGCCAAGCACTTCCTGGCGGTGATGCCCGAGACGGTGAAGACCGTGTCCGTGCTCGACCGGACCAAGGAGCCCGGCTCCCTGGGCGATCCCCTCTACCTGGATGTCTGCACCACCTACAAGGAGTTGGGCGAGGGCCCGCTCGTCGTGGGCGGCCGCTACGGTCTGGGTTCCAAGGAATTCACCCCGGCCATGGCCAAGGCCGTTTTCGAAAACCTGGCCGCCTCCGATCCCCGCAACCGTTTCACCGTGGGTATCGAGGACGATGTCACCAACGCCTCCCTTGTCGCTACCGGGGCTCTGGATACCACCCCGGAAGGCACTGTACAGTGCAAGTTCTGGGGCCTCGGTTCCGACGGAACCGTCGGAGCGAACAAGCAGGCGATCAAGATCATCGGCGACAACACAGACATGTACGCCCAGGGCTACTTCGCCTACGACTCCAAGAAGTCCGGCGGTATCACCATCTCGCACCTGCGTTTCGGTGAAAAGCCCATCCAGTCCACCTACCTGGTCACCGCAGCCGACTACATCGCCTGCCACAACCCCAGCTACGTCCACCTCTACGACGTGCTGGACGGCATCAAGGACGGCGGCACCTTCGTGCTGAACTGCGCCTGGTCCGCCGAGGAGCTGGAAAAGGAACTGCCCGCCGCCATGCGCCGGACCATCGCAGAGAAGAACCTGAAGTTCTACACCATCGACGCGGTCAAGATCGCTGCCGAGGTCGGCCTCGGAGGCCGCATCAACATGGTCATGCAGACCGCCTTCTTCAAGCTGGCCGACGTCATTCCCTTTGACAAGGCCGTTGCCCTGCTCAAGGGCGGCATCGAGGCCGCTTACGGCAAGAAGGGACCGAAGATCGTCGAGATGAACTGCGCCGCAGTGGACAAGGCTACCGACGCCATCGTCGAAGTGGCTGTCCCGGCTTCCTGGTCCGGCCTGGCCGACGACAAAGCCGTCGAAGTGGACGAGCCTGATTACGTCAAGAACGTCATGCGTCCGGTCCTGGCCCAGAAGGGCGACGACCTGCCGGTCTCCGTCTTCTCCAAGGACGGCACCATGCCTCTGTCCACCGCCAAGTTCGAGAAGCGCGGCGTGGCCATCAAGGTGCCCGAGTGGATCGCCGACAACTGCATCCAGTGCAACCAGTGCGCGTTTGTCTGTCCGCACGCCGCCATCCGTCCCGTCCTCGCCACCGAGGAAGAGATGAAGGGCGCTCCTGAATCCTTCGGTACCATTGATGCCAAGGGCAAGGACGTGAAGGGCATGGCCTACCGCCTGCAGGTGGATGTTCTGGACTGCCTGGGCTGCGGCAACTGCGCCGATATCTGCCCGGCCAAGGAAAAGGCCCTGGTCATGCAGCCGCTGGCCAGCCAGACCGCTGCGCAGGCCCCCAACTGGGACTTCGCCGAGACCGTCGCCTTCAAGGACGCCTTCAAGCGCGACTCGGTCAAGGGCAGCCAGTTCCGTCAGTCCCTCATGGAATTCTCCGGCGCCTGCTCCGGCTGCGGCGAGACCCCTTACGTCAAGGTTCTCACCCAGCTCTTCGGCGAGCGCATGATCATCGCCAACGCCACCGGCTGCTCCTCCATCTGGGGCGCCTCGGCTCCGTCCACGCCGTACTGCACCAATGCAGACGGTCACGGTCCGGCCTGGGGCAACTCCCTGTTCGAGGACGCCGCCGAGTTCGGCTTCGGCATTGAAATGGGCGTCAACAACCGCCGCGACACCCTCGTCACCAAGTGCGAAGCCGCCCTTGAGACCGCTTCCGGCGACGTGAAGACTGCTCTCGAAGGCTGGTTGGCCGCCAAGGACGACGCCGAGGCTTCCGCCGAAGCGGGCGCGGCCCTGAAGACCGCCCTCGAAGGCGCTTCCGACGACTCCCTCAAGGCCATTGCGGCCGACGCCGACCTGTTCACCAAGAAGTCCGTCTGGATCTTCGGTGGTGACGGTTGGGCCTACGACATCGGTTTCGGCGGCCTGGACCACGTCATCGCCTCCGGCAAGGACGTGAACATCCTGGTCATGGACACCGAGGTCTACTCCAACACCGGCGGCCAGTCCTCCAAGGCCACGCCGCTGGGTTCCATCGCCAAGTTCGCCGCCGCGGGCAAGGCCACCGGCAAGAAGGACCTGGGCCGTATCGCCATGACCTACGGCTACGTGTACGTGGCTTCCGTGGCCATGGGCGCGGACAAGCAGCAGACCATGAAGGCCTTCAAGGAGGCCGAGGCCTACAACGGCCCCTCCCTGATCATCTGCTACGCACCGTGCATCAACCAGGGCATCCGCAAGGGCATGGGCAAGACCCAGCTCGAGCAGAAGCTCGCGGTGGATTCCGGCTACTGGCCGCTTTACCGCTACAATCCCGATCTCACCGACGAGGGCAAGAATCCGTTCATCCTGGAGTCCAAGGCTCCCGACGGTTCCCTGCAGGAGTTCCTCTCCGGCGAAAACCGGTACGCCATGCTGGAACGGTTCCACCCGGAACTCTCCAAGGCGTTCCGTGCTCAACTCGAAAAAGACTACGCCGAACGCTACACCATCCTGACTCATCTGGCCGAAGCTGACTTCAGCAAGCCTGATGCAGAGGACGGGGATGTCTGTACGACCGGCGTGTCCGCCGAAAGCCCGGGCTCCGGCGAGCCTTGCGACGACGGCAGATAA
- a CDS encoding FAD-binding oxidoreductase, whose translation MSKDAIIKEFEAAIGAENVMTDETDRHAYSYDAAVLDSVVPALVVRPTTSEALGKCVKLCNDNGVPLTVRGAGTNLSGGTIPHPGGCVVLTNGLNRILEINEEDMYAVVEPGVVTAKFAAEVASRGLFYPPDPGSQTVSTLGGNVAENAGGLRGLKYGVTKDYVMGVDFWDVNGELVKSGSRTVKCVTGYNLAGLMVASEGTLGVFDKIILKLIPPAQAAKSMMAIFPSMKAASETVAAIIANKIVPATLEMMDNFTINTVENFRGAGLPTDAAALLLIEVDGHPAQVEDEAVLVEKICKENGATEIKVAKDAAERDAVWQARRDALPALAKLKPTCVLEDATVPRSKIPAMIAALEEISKKLDLTIGTFGHAGDGNLHPTILTDKRDKAEWERVEKGIDMIFDRALALGGTLSGEHGIGLAKSKYMEIETSRATLEYAHRMKSVLDPKGILNPGKIIGFKK comes from the coding sequence ATGAGCAAAGACGCCATCATCAAGGAATTCGAAGCCGCCATCGGAGCCGAGAATGTCATGACGGACGAGACCGATCGTCACGCCTATTCCTACGACGCCGCTGTTCTTGATTCCGTCGTGCCCGCTCTGGTCGTTCGTCCCACCACCAGCGAAGCCCTGGGCAAATGCGTAAAGCTGTGTAACGACAACGGCGTGCCGCTGACCGTTCGCGGCGCCGGTACCAACCTTTCCGGGGGTACCATCCCCCATCCGGGCGGCTGCGTCGTCCTGACCAACGGCCTCAACCGTATCCTCGAGATCAATGAAGAGGACATGTACGCCGTGGTCGAGCCCGGCGTCGTCACCGCCAAGTTCGCCGCCGAAGTGGCGAGCCGAGGCCTCTTTTATCCCCCGGATCCGGGCTCCCAGACCGTCTCCACCCTCGGTGGCAACGTTGCCGAGAACGCGGGCGGACTGCGTGGCCTCAAGTACGGCGTGACCAAGGACTACGTCATGGGCGTGGACTTCTGGGACGTCAACGGCGAACTGGTCAAATCCGGCTCTCGCACCGTCAAATGCGTCACCGGCTACAACCTGGCCGGCCTCATGGTTGCGTCCGAAGGCACCCTGGGCGTCTTCGACAAGATCATCCTCAAGCTCATTCCCCCGGCGCAGGCCGCCAAGTCCATGATGGCCATCTTCCCCTCCATGAAAGCCGCCTCCGAGACCGTTGCCGCGATCATCGCCAACAAGATCGTGCCGGCCACCCTGGAGATGATGGACAACTTCACCATCAACACCGTGGAGAACTTCCGCGGTGCGGGCCTGCCCACCGATGCTGCCGCATTGCTGCTCATCGAGGTGGACGGTCACCCCGCCCAGGTCGAGGACGAGGCCGTTCTGGTCGAGAAGATCTGCAAGGAGAACGGCGCTACCGAGATCAAGGTCGCCAAGGACGCCGCCGAGCGCGACGCAGTCTGGCAGGCCCGCCGCGATGCGCTGCCCGCCCTGGCCAAGCTCAAGCCCACCTGCGTGCTTGAGGACGCCACCGTGCCGCGTTCCAAGATCCCGGCCATGATCGCGGCTTTGGAGGAGATCTCCAAGAAGCTCGACCTGACCATCGGCACCTTCGGCCACGCCGGTGACGGCAATCTGCACCCCACCATCCTGACCGACAAGCGCGACAAGGCCGAGTGGGAGCGGGTGGAGAAGGGCATCGACATGATCTTCGACCGCGCCCTCGCTCTCGGCGGCACCCTGTCTGGCGAGCATGGCATTGGCCTGGCCAAGTCCAAGTACATGGAGATCGAGACCTCCCGCGCCACCCTGGAGTATGCCCACCGCATGAAGTCCGTCCTGGACCCCAAGGGTATCCTCAACCCCGGCAAGATCATCGGGTTCAAGAAATAG